The following proteins are encoded in a genomic region of Micrococcaceae bacterium Sec5.8:
- a CDS encoding IclR family transcriptional regulator has product MTSPPVQGAQVVSRAASLLRIVGRQPEGSPLVELVRESGLTRPTVHRLLSSLASEGLLDQDPASGNWVLGPEILLMGSVASARFPLEDIARPSLRRLAEETGESAFFSIRRGAETVCLLREEGSFPVRSFVLHEGVRFPLGVASAGTAILAFLPGAEQEELLAGWATHAGGFAAAHTEALVRANLAATRQAGYSVNPGLVLEGSWGMGAAVFDPRGRPGWALSLTGIEPRFKGERQEMLGRLLMDEAHRISGLVQGR; this is encoded by the coding sequence AGGGCGCACAGGTCGTCAGCCGCGCCGCGTCGCTGCTGCGCATCGTCGGGCGGCAACCGGAAGGCTCCCCGCTCGTGGAACTCGTTCGGGAATCGGGCCTCACCCGCCCCACTGTGCACCGGCTGCTCTCCTCGTTGGCGTCCGAGGGGCTGCTGGACCAGGACCCGGCCAGCGGCAACTGGGTGCTGGGGCCGGAAATCCTGCTGATGGGCTCGGTGGCGTCGGCGCGCTTTCCGCTGGAGGACATCGCCCGCCCCAGTCTTCGCCGGCTCGCCGAAGAGACCGGCGAGAGTGCGTTCTTCTCCATCCGGCGCGGTGCCGAAACGGTGTGCCTGCTCCGGGAGGAAGGCAGCTTCCCGGTGCGGTCCTTCGTCTTGCACGAGGGTGTCCGGTTCCCGCTCGGGGTGGCCTCCGCCGGGACCGCCATTCTGGCTTTCCTGCCCGGGGCCGAGCAGGAGGAACTGCTCGCCGGCTGGGCCACACACGCGGGCGGGTTCGCGGCCGCGCACACCGAGGCCCTGGTCCGCGCCAACCTTGCCGCGACGCGGCAGGCCGGCTATTCGGTGAATCCGGGGCTCGTGCTGGAGGGCAGCTGGGGGATGGGTGCCGCAGTTTTCGACCCGCGCGGGCGCCCGGGCTGGGCACTGTCGCTGACGGGCATCGAGCCGCGCTTCAAAGGCGAACGGCAGGAGATGCTCGGCCGTCTCCTGATGGATGAGGCCCACCGGATCTCAGGCCTGGTGCAGGGTCGCTAA